In Deinococcus apachensis DSM 19763, a single genomic region encodes these proteins:
- a CDS encoding NAD(P)-dependent alcohol dehydrogenase, whose product MTATTHSIRTMQAVVQNAYGPAEVLKLSTVNRAAVREDRVLLRVHAASAHIGDWHMMTGTPSLMRVLGFGLRAPTTRIRGTDVAGQVTEIGQHVTQFQVGDQVYGICDGAFAEYASADPARLAHKPANLTFEQAAAVPTSAATALHALRDAGQVQPGQRVLIIGAGGAVGTFAVQLAKAFGAHVTGVVSTSKLELVRSIGADEVIDYTRQDFTRLAARYDLILDIAGNRPLPKLRRVLTPTGTLVLVGGERGGRVLGGMDRTLRALALSPFSRQNLRGVMSTTSTQDLNDLRNLIEAGQLVPVITRTYRLDETADAIRAVAEGHGRGKVVISVYDGASTLPAQRLPSVHAPPGA is encoded by the coding sequence AGGTGCTCAAGCTCAGCACCGTGAACCGCGCAGCCGTCCGTGAAGACCGCGTTCTGCTCCGCGTTCATGCCGCTTCGGCCCACATCGGCGACTGGCACATGATGACCGGCACCCCCTCCCTGATGCGCGTCCTGGGCTTCGGTCTCCGCGCGCCCACCACCCGCATCCGGGGCACCGATGTGGCTGGTCAAGTGACCGAGATTGGACAACACGTGACCCAGTTCCAGGTGGGGGACCAGGTGTACGGCATCTGCGACGGGGCCTTCGCCGAGTATGCGAGCGCCGATCCGGCCCGGCTCGCCCACAAGCCCGCCAACCTGACCTTCGAGCAGGCCGCCGCCGTCCCCACCTCCGCCGCCACGGCGCTGCACGCGCTTAGGGACGCCGGGCAGGTGCAACCCGGACAGCGTGTGCTGATCATCGGGGCGGGCGGAGCGGTAGGCACCTTCGCGGTGCAACTTGCCAAGGCGTTCGGTGCGCACGTCACCGGCGTCGTCAGCACGTCCAAGCTGGAGTTGGTGCGCTCCATCGGGGCGGACGAGGTGATCGACTACACCCGGCAGGACTTCACCCGACTGGCCGCACGCTACGACCTGATCCTGGACATCGCCGGGAACCGTCCCCTACCTAAGCTTCGGCGCGTCCTAACCCCCACAGGCACCCTGGTACTGGTGGGGGGGGAACGTGGTGGGAGGGTGCTGGGCGGGATGGATCGTACCCTTCGGGCCCTCGCGCTGTCTCCCTTCAGCAGGCAGAACCTGCGCGGCGTGATGTCCACCACCTCCACCCAGGACCTGAATGATCTGCGAAACCTGATCGAGGCGGGTCAGCTCGTCCCGGTCATCACCCGGACCTACCGCCTTGACGAGACCGCCGACGCCATCCGTGCTGTAGCGGAGGGACACGGGCGGGGAAAGGTGGTCATCTCGGTGTACGACGGTGCGAGCACGCTTCCAGCGCAGCGGTTGCCGTCCGTGCACGCCCCGCCGGGGGCATGA